The stretch of DNA TCAATCTATACTCTGCAGCACTATCGCGCCCAGTCCCGAGTCTGTTTGCTATGGTGTCTTTATAATCGCAAGTATTTGATCCTTGATAGCTTTACAATATCTTGTTGGATGATGTACTATTCGACTATACTATCACATCGGAGATTATAGTACCAGTCAACATCAGAGTGCAACAACTTCCTCCTTCAACCGCCCTCTACAGCACCCATCGGTCGACATGTTTCGACGATAActttccaatatttttctcccATTCTCTACACAGCACGGTATTAAACCCTGCGTTAAACTAGTCTTTACCGGCTTAAACTGACCACCAGCGTATTATACACGATAAAATGTCAACTTTTCAATTCGAATAATCTTTCGACTGTGCTCATATGCTGCTCCGCTCACGGCTTTATATTCTTTCACTTCTCCGTTCAGTCGGTcgtgaaattattcaaaaaaacctgtcgaaaaagaaatgcaagaaAGCGCGCAACGCAGTAGACCATGCAATACCCCAAAGAGTTTCGGTCAGATTTTGGAGAGAATTTAGCGACGAAAAAGTAACTGGCGCATTTACgttttagtcttttgaaagaaaagaaaaaaactaaggCCCATATGTGATTTGAGGCCAACAACTTTTTGGAAAAGATGTATAATAATAGATGCCAAAGGAAAAACAGAGTGCGGATTATTGGTGAGTGGAGAACAACCTCCAAAAAGTGGGAATCAAGAGCAGGAGGAGGTGGGATGAAATCGAAAAAGGCTTTTTGCCTCCCTTGCTGCATCTCGGGACGAGTATACGTTTAAATGCAAAGTCGTAAGCTGCTTTGCATATGTGGTGGGCCTCTCCATCACTTTTCTATCTCCAGCAGAGTTCACGCTAAAGCCGGGCAAAAGAGTCGACGTTCGGCATACATGCTCAAAGAGTCTGAGCGGTCTAcataatacacacacatcgggagggaaaaaaagactaGTCGATGTGTGTCTATAAATCATTCAGCCGCGACAACAACCGAGGGGAgcacgacaaaaaaaaaaagactcaaaactttcaaaaaaaaattcaaataacattaaactCGACTGGAGCGAACGCACAgtcaaaaagtaaataatcTACAAAGTCATGAAAGAGACTGGACTGATGGAAATCTCTATAACACAAGAATAACATTTGATATGGCAAGGTTATTGGTTTTAGACGTGGTCGCAATCCACGGGGGAGTCGACCGCGTGATCAAATTGTTACCACCACCTCCCGTTATTATATAAGAGATTATGTGATGTATGTAATGGCGTTACGACTTATTccatataaaaaagaaactttcctatttcttttcctttataGTCGCATATTTGATTATCGATTTGATATTAccagaggaaaaaagaaagaaaatcccgGTCTCTGACAATCATCCCATCCAACCAACCGACACGTTCGGTGTGTCTATACACGAGAAAtaagaggaataaaaaaggagtgGGTGGAAATAACAAATCGTATTGCGCACCGACGTCAGACGACCGAAAAGCCTCCCAAGAATTTATAcaagatagaagaagaagaagctgctggGAGATCAATGCTGGTGCTGGGTgaaccaaaaagaataagacgAACGATGGAAAGTTTCAAAAAGTTGTCGTCGGAGTGGATGAGTGGAGAGAAGGGGATTGAGATGTCACCAACTCCCGGAGTgctggtggtagtggtggagGCGGTTATTGTGTTGGCGTCAAATTGAGCCGAGCGAGATTGCTGCTATAAATATCTACACAAGACTCTCGACTGTACACAACACAAAAGgggcgaaaaaaaggggaggtgataacaaaaaagagacaactccattttgatttcatggACGACGGCAGTGCATGAGAGTCGATTTTCGgtagtttttcatttcacgGCCGACGCACTTCTCCTCATCCGCGTTTAGcttccctcccccctcccaacaacaacaacaaccaaaatctACGCGGGTAGAGATCGAGAAAAGCTTATTATTAAGACACTCGTCTACGGTTTCCAGCAGCGGGATAAAACACACGCAAACAAACGTGAAAAGGCATGACGGTGCgaaattcaaacacaaaacgTGATGTTGGTTAATTTCCCAAAGTGATAACGAAGAGAAAACATTCAAACGAATTAAGAAATTCGAAAAGTGTTTGGATGGTGAATCAGACGTCCGCTGATGGAGACGATGATTGACTTTATCAGCTGCACAACCTCATTGCATGTTGTGTGTATCtatcgggaaaaaaatgttttgttgtaaTCAAACAGGCGCGACACCAAGGTATTAAGTGCCGGTCGAGGGATTAAAAATTTCGTCGGCCAGCAACAGCGGCACAGAAATTGAATcataaaatttatataaaaaaaagtggcgtTCGATATAGACATACTAACACGACGGATAAAACTCTGACCCTGCTCCAAGGACACGTTTATAGTTTCTATTTGTATTGTATTAGTTAAGAAAAACCCAGAACGTGAattatgattttgaaaaaacgaGCGCTCTtgtacaaatatttcaaagctCTGTCCAGGATGATTAATGCCCAGTAAATAAGATAGCCAGGACGATCTGGCTTTGCTGATGACTTAATCTGTCATCAGATGAAATCTCGTTGGAATGACGCAGCAGTAGTTACTCAcgtcgcagcagcagcagcccaggtGGAATCAGTGCGAGGACAGACGGAATTATTAATAGAAACGAGCCACAACTAGTCGACAAATCGttccccccccaccccaccaaATAAATTCGATCGCAGGGGAAAAAGGGAGGGAGATGGTGGGTAgtaactacacacacacacacaagtctaaTCTGATTACAACTCCTAGAGAGAGTCCGGTGCAGCTTTGATTAGAGATCAACGACTAAATAGGGGCTTCCTCGTCGTCGTTCCAGCAGCTCTTCGTGTTTTCTCTAGCTCTTTTCTGGTGCGGATTATGCACCGCAGTGGTAGGCCATGCACGAATCATGAGCCCCTCCCCACCGCCAAGCATTTGTGACGTTGTGGCCGTGTAACAGTAGTAGTTGGGAAAAGTCATTATCGACTTCGATAAGACACGCGGTAATTTGAGAGAATTGATCATCATTCCCCTCCCATTTCCAAGACTTCCAAGcgcgaataaataaattcaaatattattacgcagtaaatcatttccccggtcacaaataaaaaagaagagaaatgcgAGACTCAAATTTCTCTTCCCCAATTTCAAATTCGTAAGCcgcttatttttgtttctaccCGAGCGAATCGTACACAACATTATTCGACAGACGATATAAACTACCGAATCCAAAAATGcatcaaatacaaatttttagtttaaaaaaattaaattaaacgaaTAAAATGGTGTCCGCTCGGCCGGATCTCATCCCTCCAAAAGAGAATCTCAACGAAAAACGACTCATTATTCAAAGTGTCTATCGCACGATTGCCTCATCATCTCCAGTCGACAACCAAAATCGTCTCACATAAACAAACGACGACCTCTCTCAACCggccccttttcttttctctaaaTGTTTTGTCAAAGAGCAAATCGACGTCGTATTATGATGagcaaacaaataacaagGGCGAGGGtggaatgaaaaggaaaaaagatccGTCCGTGCGTGCGTGTAAAAGGCCATCTGTCAGAAAATGTATTGCACCGGCTGTCTCTATTCATATATGACGCAGTTCAACTCTCCCTGCGTGCCCAGCAATCCCCCCCATTCCTCTCTCTACTATAACACATTGTCTTTATTAGATGGGATAGGTAATTATTATCATCGTCCCTCATCATCGTTTCCCTTTCTGTCTGTCCGCCTCCGTTAAGAGCCGTTAAGCTCTCGCTAATTAATTGAGAAAATATCGCGCGGGAGTCCCCCCCCATTTCGTTTCATCCCTTTTGTCGTCtatcgcttcttcttctattagAAACATCATTCACGATGAAATGTCGACGGGTCGTTTGTCATGTCCTCTCCCGCTCCGCTCTATTGTGTGTCGTTCGTGACTTTGGCTACTTTTCGGGAGAATGGCGTCGACCAACTCCCATTAGACAACGAGCCAAATCAGAtgccctccttttttttccccgggaaaaaagacaataaaagCTGAATCAAATGACTAATATAACTCaatcgaaaaaggaaaagtggaGAGTAGAGTGGTAGCGAAAAAGTGGGCAAGTATTACATGTATCTATACTCGTACTCGGCTGGCAGCCCAGCACCCGGCAATATAGTGCTGCACAGCCCAGTCTATACATCAGACAAAAAGGATTGGTCCCCAAAGAGCCAGAGCCAACAAAAGAGCGGCCACACAGCAGCTCGAGATGATGTATAGATAACTATTTACTCTTTTGATAGCTCACAGaagtatctctctctctctctctatacgcAGTTACTATTACTAGTGCATTGGCCCAGCAGACAAGGAATGGCTCTCAGCCGCCCACTTTTACATCTCACATGCCCGGCAACAACCATTTCCCAACCGATGGATATAATACTAGTAgcaaaagaaaggggaaaaaaaagtattatatgGCCAGGGCTATACTTATATTACTTTGCCAGCGGACCAACGGCAACCTATTCCTTTCACTCATTTCCCTGGACACCGATCGACATCACCGAATCGATGAACTCTTCGTTTAGACTTTAGACACTGTTCGCCATTCAGGATCGACCATCAAATGGGACGCCCACGCTCGGCCTATTAAAGACAGAAATAGAagtgtctttctttctttttgaactaAAAAGACAAtcaccgaaaaacaaaatgaattcaaataaatttgaacTAAAAAGACCACTAGAACGAATGACCAGAGAAGAATACATCGACCCATTGATACCTTTCCAGTCTTGGTAACACACCATTACAATGTGGAAATCCCCACAATtacaaattcgaaaatttggTAGGAAAGAAGCGACAGAGCCATTCAATCACAAACTTCGGCATGgttttcaaatgcaaataatATTACTTGGAATGATGTTTGGAACACTCAACCAaagtggagaagaaaaacccccaaaatttaatttaaaaaattctttcataTGCAGTAAGATTGCTTAGATTGATGTCTGCCCTATTAACAGACTACCAAGAGTGGGGAAATAACCCAAAAATTGTATGTTGAGGAAAGAATAGCTAATCTGATTGAATCAAACTTTTCTGGTTTCCAACAAGTCACGAAGCAACAGGAAACTTGATGAAACCAAAAGCAAATCTGAAGATACGACCTAGACAATGTAGGTTGTTGTCAGCTAACCCACACAACCaccgaaaaaatattgaataactgaaattcaaattgatacCTTGCTAGTCTTGCGAACACACTATCAGAGTGGGGAAAACCccacaatttcaattttgaaaaacaaatggtAGGAAACAAGTTACAACAGAGCCATTCAATCACAAACGTCGGCAACGTTTTCATATGCAAAGAAGATTGCTTAGATTGATCATAAACTATAAACCATCACCAGTTTATAATAGACCCAAGGATGGTATTTGGAACACACCAAAGTGAAGCAAAAACccacaaattgaatttcaaacatacatcgtttgaaataaatgattttaatgACTTATCTGATTGAATCCAATTTTTTCGGCTTCCAGCAAGTCACGAGGCAACAGGAAACACGATGAAAGAAGTCAAAGAACACCAAATGGCAGTTTAATCAGAGGAAACAACAACCGAGACAAAAACAGCTGCAAATGATTGACGAAATTCGTCTGAATTTTATCGGTTTTTGTCGACGTTGCAAATTTTACTAATTGCAACCGGGGGCGGATTCAACACAgaatcaaatcttttcaaattaaacattgaaaatccaacataattattttaaatttctagaGAGATTCTGAAAATCTTCCAAGAGACAATTTCGGATGATGACGTCAGCCGAGtctatctatctctctatcaaacttttaaaaacGAGAGTCTATAATGAATTTGAATCCATTAGCACCTGTCGAAGTAAAGAATCACTGAATTCTTCATCATGTTGAGGTTTTTCACCTCCGCGTTTAAGGTAAAAgtcaatatttgaattttgatttttaccaTGATAAATGGATTTTTCATGTGTAATCTGCCGAAGACAAACAGATGCCACCAATATTATTCAATCAGAGAGCCCACCACAAACAAGACTCATATATCTATTCATTCTTGATAGATTCCCCTTCATTGGGTTCCCCGCGCCGTCTGTGACACACGCACAACATGGCCCCTTTTTATTCACTACTAAATCTATTGGGAGGGGGATGGGAGGGGTTCACTTGGCATTTCACTTTTAATTATTAGAAGTGTAGAGTTCTTCCTAAATATTTGTGAAGGTATTAAAGCTTTACACATCCATTCCGGATGAAAAAACTAGACAGATAGAGCACTCGGCTCTTTTCTGTACATGTGCTGATGACATGAAAGTTGATATCGTATACGACCCAAAGTCATTTTGAAACGGCTTCAACCGATTCATCCCCGGAATTGTGTTAAAACAACCTTACTAGACCCCATAAAGGAAGACCTTGCAAATAGAAagaacaatttgttttctgcAAGCTTTaaagaatttcgtttttacGAATCAACTCAAAACACAGTCAATGTGTGTAGAGTGTATATAGTTGGGAGCAGTTGAGTCTCCctatcttttttatattaccccatttatttttttttctcccggcGGCTGATGACTCCTGCGGGAATCGATGGCGTTTGAAAGAGCCATTACAGTCTAAAAGGGGGGGAGCGCCTGCTGCTGGTGCTTTGACAGCCGCATTATCATGCGACACTCTGCCCCATTGCACCTCGAAGACTCACTCAATAATAGCGAGTTATAGAGACGTATACAgacgacacacacatacacacaccagAGCATAcggttgtgttgtgtgtgcgcCCAGTTTGGAGGACCCAAAGCCCCTGATGGCTTTCAACTTCATTATTCCCCGACTAGACGCAGCCAGAAAGAACTCTCTCCCACATAATATAGCTGCGCTTTATTTATAGATAaagaacccccccccccccttactaCCCTATTACGTACTGTATAAAGTACTGTATACGTCATTCCTTTGcattttatctattttctcttaattgtgaacgattttgtgtgtgtttttaggGGTGGCAGATCGGCATGATTTCGATTTCGACAACCCAATTTACGGCTGTTCGACGGGGGCTGCCAACGGAGGAGTTGGCGGGTCTACGCCAATACCCAATTCACTCGAGGACGACTGTTTGGAAGGTAATCAAAAAGtcattcattaaaaatgttgttgaacaAAACATTCTAACATATTGAACCCCCCTATTCTGCTTGACAGATACCCCTACGACTACTATAATGTAGATGACcttgttctcttttctttttgatgtgTTGCCACTCTGTTGTcttattgatttgattgaaaatttcccctttttttcccttatgTTTCCCTTATTTCCCCCCATGGGtgtgaaatatttatattatgGCCACAGTGAATGATAAATGACCCCCCGACTTAAATGTGAAATCttccaccccccccccccctcttactgtgcctttttttttcaaacgaccGACATCGACCGAACTGTGTTGATTGAGCTTCCAAGAGTAGAAGACTGAAAAGTAGCAATTGAGTTAAAAAGGCCATTTTAGTACTGAAAGTTGCGATTGCAACCATGTCGTTCTTCTTTCGTCGTTCCATGTtgactcttcttctcttggtTTGGCTGGCCCAGCTTTGCCAGGCCAGAACTTTATCCGGCAGCAACATATGCCCCCGTCAAGGGGCTGTTCATAAATTACGTAGTagattttttggtgtttttgtaccccctcccccttaaaaacctttaaaaaaaaaggaaatggataaacaaatgcaaaaaagGAGACCCATGTCCCAACAGCATCAACATAGAGGCGCTCCGATTTCGTTCACCGGTTCACGGGtgtgaaatatttatattatgGCCACAGTAAATGATAAATGACCCCCCGACTTAAATGTGAAATCTTCCaccccttcccccccccccatcctaTTACCTCCTAGAAGTTAAAATTCCCCAACAATTTGTGCTAGCTCACGCAGATGCTCCAGCGGCCGCATTTACAATTGCGATTTCATCGAAGCCGATTCAAACATTTGCGTCAACAATTCGCCCCGAAGAAGGTACGATTGGATCCAATACAAAAGTGGGAAAGTAATCGGTCAAAAGTCGGAATGCAAGGCGCCCAGCAACAAGAATCACAAAGTCGATTCGTTTTGGCGCTTTCTCTTCCACTGCTCCTATTGTATGTGCCTGTGTGATCAACCAGGGCTACATTCCGACCGCTACGTTAGCCTACAATCCGCAATGGCATCTACTTCCAGCAACCGACTAGTAACGGGAGTGCGGTTCGTAAAAATTAACCGCATTCTTCACATCCAAATACAAGAAGGCGAAGCCCTACCAAGAGGTTCAGTTAACGAATCAACGGTCCAATGGCTGCCTACACCGCCTCTCACTGTATTAAAGGGTCAAGAAGAATCGGTAGAAGATGGGCTTGGCTATGCCACTTTGCGCTATGAAGAACGAGCAATTGACCTGGATGATTTAGTTGCTCCGAAAGGCCACGTCGTTACTGGCTTACGTTTCCGAAAACTGGGTTTCCGAAATTTCGCAAACAATTCAACACGCTGCTCACGCTGCTACTGAAAAAGCGGATGCCAGCCCCCAAACAgctaaaagtttttttcaaaacttgttttctgcaataaaaatttttttttttgggggggggggggtttaaaTCACTTAAGGCAATTTTTGGATAGcctaaacaacaaacaacagcCCAGGTATTCCAACCGACctaaaagtgaaaaagttgtagtcgcagCCGCCGACTGGCTTTACGAAAATGACCCCCCGACTTAAATGTGAAATCTTctaccccctccccccatccCATTACCTCCTAGAAGTTAAAATTCCCTTCCCCCAATCCCAACCGCAAAAACGGCCAAGAGCCAAGAGGGAATTATAGAGTTGGCTACCGTCCGAAGTTAGCCAACTCTATTACCCAAATGGAGCAGTTTGAgatcctgcgttgccaggtctggaaaacaattttgtgtCCAATAGAGCCGATCAGCGTACAGCCTCTTTAAAATGCTGTTCGCTGATTGACCCTATTGATCACAGAATTAAATTCTAGACCCCATGTCCAACTGCTCCATTCCCATTGCCAGCGAATATGAAAACATCGGTCATGTCCGGCAATGAACTGAAAAATCGCAGcaagattgaaaataattttcgcaCTTGCTGCGACTTGCCTCGTTCACCGACATCCACCGACTGTTCTGAATCGTTTACCCGTTCAACAAGCAAATGTATAACACTCGAACGGCGTCTAACCGCAATACGATAACtgctgcccccccccccccctcccctccccacCCTTAGTTACACACTCACACCCGTGAACGAAATCGGAGCGCCTGTATAGCTAGGCTACTGATGCTGTTGGGACGACGTGGGTTTTTCTCGAGTTTCTCGTTTCACAAACGAAGAAAGGCGAAACTCATTCACCAGTTCGTGCCACGAGAAATTGGATCCACCCCGTCCATTCTCGTTCGCTTGAAATTGGGATCCAATTTGATTAATTGGCAATTGTATCCTACCGAATTGTCGACATGTTTGTAAATTATAATGacgtttgaaaattatttccttttttgtatttgtttatccatttccatttggtgggaatattttatattatggCCACAGTCAATGATGCGAGGGTATTTAGACAGCACGGCATTAAAAATAAGTCGAGTGACACACGCTGAtggagagaataaaaaaagatttaaaataatacgGCCAATGGAATGACGACGAACGGGGAGAATCGAGGACGAGacacatttcctttttaaaaaaatgagcgaATATTTAGCACAACCGAataagatttaattttttgaaaaataagaaaatggaagaaaacgaCAACATTCAACAATGGAAAAGAGACCCGACCATAcggacacacaacaaaaaacggCTAAGATTTAACGCAATTGTAATTAAGTATCAACGCGGTGGGCAATgaaattaagttaaaaaagattCCGCACAATCGACTGAAATCAAagcgtttttcattttgataatttttttttcaaaacaaaatgggacGATGCAAATGACTAAATGCGCCAAACtcaattttaatcaaataaaccCCTCAAGCGATATTAGCGCAACTTTGGCTGATGTACAGCAGATCAAATAAACCGTTATAGCGGCTCATCCTGTGACGACGCCGCCGCCGTGAGTGTTTTGAACCAATCAGACCATTCCCGTGAGTGGAGATCGTGACGAATTGCCGGCGGCTGCCGGTCCGTGATGCGGGTTGTGCTGGTGATGGTGGAGATGGTGAACGCCCCCAACCTGATTGGTCGATGAAGACATTGAGcccacgctgctgctgctactgctccCGCTcccgctgctgttgctgtagAGCGACGCGGCTGCcgcggccgccgctgccgccgccgcgtGAGTGTAGAACAGCGACGAGAACGGGAGTTGCGCAGACGCGCCCGCTGACGTCACTGACGAAGGAGCCGCCATGTTGCCCccactgttgttgttattcccgttttgctgctgctgttgttgctgttgttgagggGATAATAGCGGAgaggttttgttgttgttgcctccGCTGTAATTGACCTGCTGGTTGCCGGAAGAGCTGCCGGGCGGAGCTCCGCTGGAGCTGGTCGGAGTGTTGGGTCCGATGGGGTGGCGGAGGTGATtgagagaggaagaagatgcgGAAGTCGACGTAGTCATGTTGGATGAAACGCCGGAATTGTTGTTGGGACCGTTCTCGTGGTAGAGGATGGGAACGCGGACGATGCGCTggtgtccagcagcagcggccgcTGCCATGTTGGCCGCCATATTGGCGGCTTCCAGCTCGGCGGCCAATTGGCGCTTCCATTTGTTGCGCCGAttttgaaaccaaattttcaCCTGAGTTTCCGTCAGGCTGAGCGAAGCGGCCAGACCGGCCCGTTCAGAGCTGGACAGGTATCGTTTCATATCAAATGTCGACTCTAATTGAAACACCTGACTGCGTGAAAAGACGGTGCGCGTCTTCTTCTTGcgtttgctgttgctgccagCCGAGTGTCCCgacccgctgctgctgttgtgtagCTGCTGGTGTTGGCCGGCGTCGGTGGccgatgacgaagaagaacaacCTTTGCCTTTACtcccattgttgttgttgttgttgtgatgatgatgatgtccgTGGTGATGGCCGTGATGGCCATGGAGGTGGTCGTCCCTTTCTCCATCCGAATCGACTCCCGATCCGTTGGCCTCGCAACACCCGTCCTCTTCCTCCATCATCATGTAATGCACCGAATTGTTGTCGTCCGTGTCATCCACTCCGCCCACGTCAATTTTGCTGTCAGCGTCCGAAAAATTGTCATCTGAAAtcagaaacaaaatcaaatgaatttttgagTTGTCGTAATTAAACAATTAGACGGGGGAGTGaatagaggaggaggagttaaTAGTAAAGAGGAGGGAGTGTCACGCAGAGCTTCCCACTTGAAACCGCATCGTCTactgaggggggggggaaatggtCGCCGTTCGAATCGGATGATTGTCCATTTAAGTAAAACGAGTGGATGGGATAAAGACGATAAAAGGGTGGACAAAAGAAGGGGGGGTGAAGTTTCTCTCTATAAATACTTTGTCATGTCATAATAAGACGAGGaatgtgaataaaaaaaaggtgaaacgaAAAGCTTCTTCTCCCCATCGCATATAGTCGTCGCCCGATATCTTTCACGGTAAGTTGGGCGCCACATATATTCGGCTTCGTAATCGTGGTTGTCTTTGAAGAGGAGACACACACTCACCATTTTAGCTCaagggaaaacagaaaataaaggatttgaagtaaaaaaaacttgcgcCGAAGGTGAAGGGCTGGCAACAAGCACTTGAAGGGCTGAGTGAGTAGCTATTTGATCTCTATAATTCCGGTCGATGtaatacaacaacaagagagaaagagagtttataaatatatagacaGTACTGTCTATAAGAGATGGGGGGGCCGGGCTGTGACCACTTGAGAGACTTCGTTTAGTTGCCCCCCAGCGAAAATAATGTCGGGGCCGAACAACAACTCAAACTGGCGATCTATataagataagaagaagaactgctgAACTCGCTGCCAAAATTAAGTCGAAAGAATGTTGCACATTCCTTATATTATTAAAGGCTAGCCAAAGTAAAAACACGCACATCAGTGCCCCCCCTCCCACACTTGAATGGCTTCCGACTCATTTGTTTATAAGACTCACTACATTTTACACACGCCCTATTAGAGGCTCCTCATTTAATTCCAGGTGAAAAAACACGGAACAAAAATTTCCGACTCGATTAATTCATTCCCGTCATCTTTCCAAAGTTCAAAAGGTAAATTGCAtaactttcaaattttcccggaaaaagataaaacgaaTTGCGTCTATAGTTTTTCCGTGTCTATAAATAGACACACCTGAAGGACTTCCCCGTCAATTGTCCTCTTTCCATATGCCCAaactttgtcttgtttttaaCTCTGTTATGTAATAATggggtgaaaagaaaaaaaaaggagttggtGTTGGAGGAGCGATCCTGTAGGGCTTACTCACCTCTACAGTATAATAATACACGTATAGATCAgaaacatgtttttcttttccttttggctttGCTGGGGATTCCTCATCGGCGACGACGGGctaatattttacttttcggTTAGATCTCCCCTTGATGCGTGCCCTTTGCTATTTATAAAAGAGAAGTGCGTGTTTGTTGgcctacacacacaactgttCAAACAAACAGCAACCAAGTCTTAACGGGACATCCCCCCTCCAACACACGACGGGGACTAGTAGTACAATTGGCCTTCCTTTTGGCAGGTTTCCCTCTTTTtatatccacacacacatagcatATTGTGTATGTATGGATAGTAGCGACTAAATGCTTATCGTTCGATGTGATTCCGCTGTGCTGTGTGACGGCCACTCCCATCCACTTTGCATCGGACACATTATACCGACGACGGCGGGGGCCGTGTTGTTGGGGCTTCCGTTGCGTCTTTTCCCATTATGTCCCTCATTTGCCCGATGAGTCCCGCAATTGCCTAAGTTCCTTCTAGACATTTAAAACCAGACGGAAAAGGCGGGGCtaccctcctcttttttccttttctttgattaaaataaaaggtttgTTTCACATCAAAAGATACGAGGAGGAATCAAATATCGCACAGGAAACAAAAGgataattcttttatttttgatgttTCAAAACGCTGCGGAGcttatcaataaaatatgaaaactcTAACCggaaaaattcagaatttctTCTGCTGGCGCTGCTGGCCCACATTTGACTGGGCTCCTCCGCGAGGTACTTAAGAGTTGACGCGATT from Daphnia pulex isolate KAP4 chromosome 4, ASM2113471v1 encodes:
- the LOC124192585 gene encoding homeobox protein B-H1-like encodes the protein MSQVQVDSSPSVMESIVVGSRIASPTTTTTTASALPALLHLQVPPPPATTTPAASKRSNFSISNLLATEEDKKTESNDKQPRLSDDESKINDGRIMSSSIQPSSVGSPFLNASALAHLAHLHHGSNPPTTSSSSNSAIPGWPDWLGSAGLGPDAHQSLWSRLGLLSHLSMRPSAHHPHHPSSGSAPGSSPFPYGAASPAEFASNLQHLQHLHSVQQQIAAAAAASSYWTSLKSSALAGGGTNNGTPSGRDGPAGLDHSHQHLPPSWRYDQHGPPLSSSPLSLTGKAYNLAMSGMVGMEPANKSPTHPSSSVTPMLNKRKRSSGSDDDGGHNSSASFNHDDDNFSDADSKIDVGGVDDTDDNNSVHYMMMEEEDGCCEANGSGVDSDGERDDHLHGHHGHHHGHHHHHNNNNNNGSKGKGCSSSSSATDAGQHQQLHNSSSGSGHSAGSNSKRKKKTRTVFSRSQVFQLESTFDMKRYLSSSERAGLAASLSLTETQVKIWFQNRRNKWKRQLAAELEAANMAANMAAAAAAGHQRIVRVPILYHENGPNNNSGVSSNMTTSTSASSSSLNHLRHPIGPNTPTSSSGAPPGSSSGNQQVNYSGGNNNKTSPLLSPQQQQQQQQQNGNNNNSGGNMAAPSSVTSAGASAQLPFSSLFYTHAAAAAAAAAAASLYSNSSGSGSSSSSSVGSMSSSTNQVGGVHHLHHHQHNPHHGPAAAGNSSRSPLTGMV